From Eleftheria terrae, the proteins below share one genomic window:
- a CDS encoding Bug family tripartite tricarboxylate transporter substrate binding protein produces MQRRQMLKALGASAVTLGVPGAARAQSFPSQPIKLLIAFPAGGPTDITMRVLAENAGKLLGQTVVVENRPGAGGTLPATALQNAQPDGYTLGQIPLGVFRLPYTTRITWDPVKDITYLLCITGYSFGIVVPSGSPLQSWTHFVAWAKANPGRLTYGSTGQLTSPHLTMEDIARRAGIQLTHVPYRGSSHLMQAILGGEIMAAADSTGFAPHVAAGKLKVLNTWGAQRLPTFPEVPTLRELGMDIVQTSPYGLGAPRGMDPKLVKLLHDAFKKAMEMPNHKEALAKFDQELIYMGPAQYAKFAADTFRKEKALIESLGLAKPAS; encoded by the coding sequence ATGCAACGTCGACAGATGCTGAAGGCGCTGGGCGCCAGTGCCGTCACCCTCGGGGTGCCGGGCGCGGCGCGCGCCCAGTCCTTCCCGAGCCAGCCGATCAAGCTGCTGATCGCCTTCCCGGCCGGCGGGCCGACCGACATCACGATGCGGGTGCTGGCCGAGAACGCAGGCAAGCTCCTGGGCCAGACCGTGGTGGTCGAAAACCGGCCCGGCGCCGGCGGCACGCTGCCGGCCACCGCGCTGCAGAACGCGCAACCCGACGGCTACACGCTGGGCCAGATCCCGCTCGGTGTGTTCCGCCTGCCCTACACCACCCGGATCACCTGGGACCCGGTGAAGGACATCACCTACCTGCTCTGCATCACTGGCTATTCCTTCGGCATCGTGGTGCCGAGCGGCTCGCCGCTGCAGTCCTGGACGCATTTCGTCGCCTGGGCCAAGGCCAACCCGGGCCGCCTGACCTACGGCTCCACCGGCCAGCTGACCAGCCCCCACCTGACGATGGAGGACATCGCGCGGCGCGCCGGCATCCAGCTCACCCACGTGCCCTACCGCGGCAGCTCGCACCTGATGCAGGCCATCCTCGGCGGGGAGATCATGGCGGCGGCGGATTCCACCGGCTTTGCCCCCCATGTCGCGGCCGGCAAGCTGAAGGTCCTCAATACCTGGGGCGCCCAGCGCCTGCCGACCTTCCCCGAGGTGCCCACGCTCAGGGAGCTGGGCATGGACATCGTGCAGACCTCGCCCTACGGCCTGGGCGCGCCACGTGGCATGGACCCCAAGTTGGTAAAGCTGCTGCACGACGCCTTCAAGAAGGCCATGGAGATGCCCAACCACAAGGAGGCCCTGGCCAAGTTCGACCAGGAGCTGATCTACATGGGCCCGGCCCAGTACGCCAAGTTTGCGGCCGACACCTTCCGCAAGGAAAAGGCGCTGATCGAGTCGCTGGGCCTCGCCAAGCCGGCCAGCTGA
- a CDS encoding HDOD domain-containing protein, with amino-acid sequence MPVDPTLRSLNIDLPAQPQVLVQLSLLLADEEVDFKAVGSLIEGDMALAAAVLKALNSPIYGLRQPVRTVQQAVQFLGTSEVAAITYEMGLRSVFPSSPELDALWFRANRRGMLMALMARRLGMQTFAAHSAGLFEECGKAVMFKHAPDRYAAMMKNAPSDDLLVLQEMQAFGVSHDALGAALCETWTLAPAAVTCVRYHVVVQSGGSWPDKPGARPLCALSAVAHYLLRAPEAVDAAVRAAAVLGELDEARFLEAAYDAHAVLRAA; translated from the coding sequence ATGCCCGTCGATCCGACCCTGCGTTCGCTCAACATCGATCTTCCCGCCCAGCCCCAGGTGCTGGTGCAGCTGTCGCTGCTGCTGGCCGACGAGGAGGTCGACTTCAAGGCCGTCGGCAGCCTGATCGAGGGCGACATGGCGCTGGCGGCGGCGGTGCTCAAGGCGCTCAACTCACCCATCTACGGGCTGCGCCAGCCGGTGCGCACGGTGCAGCAGGCAGTGCAGTTCCTGGGCACCAGCGAGGTGGCGGCCATCACCTACGAGATGGGCTTGCGCTCGGTCTTCCCCAGCTCGCCGGAGCTCGATGCGCTGTGGTTCCGCGCCAACCGCCGCGGCATGCTGATGGCCCTGATGGCACGCCGGCTGGGCATGCAGACCTTCGCAGCGCATTCGGCCGGCCTGTTCGAGGAATGCGGCAAGGCGGTGATGTTCAAGCATGCGCCCGACCGCTATGCCGCCATGATGAAAAACGCCCCCAGCGACGACCTGCTGGTGCTGCAGGAGATGCAGGCCTTCGGCGTCAGCCACGATGCCCTCGGTGCCGCGCTGTGCGAAACCTGGACGCTGGCGCCGGCCGCGGTCACCTGTGTGCGCTACCACGTGGTGGTGCAGTCCGGCGGCAGCTGGCCCGACAAACCGGGGGCGCGGCCGCTGTGTGCGCTGTCCGCCGTGGCGCACTACCTGCTGCGTGCGCCGGAGGCGGTGGACGCGGCGGTGCGGGCCGCCGCGGTGCTGGGCGAGCTGGACGAAGCCCGCTTCCTGGAAGCCGCATACGACGCGCATGCCGTGCTGCGTGCTGCCTGA
- a CDS encoding helix-turn-helix domain-containing protein, whose product MSEAVISEAPVAAASGAAALLGPRLKALRQARRQSQQALATRVGVTARQLSLFECGRALPGAPLLRALLEALDVALAQRNELLVLAGHPAHYPATPLEGHNMQMLRESLLHLLTAHEPRPAMVLDGAWNLMLANRGMTALLRRLTGSDALLEHYESGGELNLLDVMLAADGLQQRLINRDEVLAGLHQRLSRELPQEPGLLPRLQALEALQARLRKRKRRPVEAEAEAAPAPLPAEVLPDAGGLLPLPGAPVFVTRFKPADSRERLSFFASSARFVAPQDITAASLQIEQWFPADERTRAIVAGWLDGR is encoded by the coding sequence GTGAGCGAGGCGGTGATCTCCGAGGCGCCGGTGGCGGCGGCCAGCGGTGCGGCGGCCCTGCTCGGCCCGCGCCTGAAGGCCTTGCGTCAGGCGCGCCGGCAGAGCCAGCAGGCGCTGGCCACGCGGGTCGGCGTGACGGCACGCCAGCTCAGCCTGTTCGAGTGTGGTCGCGCGCTGCCCGGCGCGCCGCTGCTGCGTGCCTTGCTGGAGGCGCTGGATGTGGCGCTGGCCCAGCGCAACGAGTTGCTGGTGTTGGCCGGCCACCCGGCCCACTACCCGGCCACGCCGCTGGAAGGCCACAACATGCAGATGCTGCGGGAGTCGCTGCTGCACCTGTTGACGGCCCACGAGCCGCGCCCGGCCATGGTGCTCGACGGCGCCTGGAACCTGATGCTGGCCAATCGTGGCATGACGGCCCTGTTGCGCCGCCTGACCGGCAGCGACGCGCTGCTTGAGCACTACGAGTCTGGCGGCGAGCTGAACCTGCTGGACGTGATGCTGGCCGCCGATGGCCTGCAGCAGCGCCTGATCAACCGCGACGAGGTGCTGGCCGGCCTGCACCAGCGCCTCAGCCGGGAGCTGCCGCAGGAGCCCGGGCTGCTGCCGCGCCTGCAAGCCCTGGAAGCCCTGCAGGCCCGCCTGCGCAAGCGCAAGCGCCGCCCGGTGGAGGCGGAGGCCGAAGCCGCGCCTGCACCGCTGCCGGCCGAGGTGCTGCCGGACGCCGGCGGCCTGCTGCCGCTGCCCGGCGCACCGGTGTTCGTCACCCGCTTCAAGCCGGCCGACAGCCGCGAGCGCCTGAGCTTCTTCGCGTCCAGCGCCCGCTTCGTGGCGCCGCAGGACATCACCGCCGCATCCCTGCAGATCGAGCAGTGGTTCCCGGCGGACGAGCGCACGCGCGCCATCGTGGCCGGCTGGCTGGACGGGCGCTAA
- a CDS encoding MaoC family dehydratase has protein sequence MTAAPTNYWEDFAAGSVREFGGITVNKDDVIRFAREFDPQPFHLDEAAARESLFGGLAASGWHTCAMVMRMMCDAYLLDSASLGSPGLDKLQWLKPVFPGDVLRVRMTVLEARPMNSKPHVGLVRSQWEAIAKRSDGREEVVLQMEGWGMFRRRETDGAT, from the coding sequence ATGACCGCTGCCCCGACCAACTACTGGGAAGACTTCGCCGCCGGCTCCGTTCGCGAGTTCGGTGGCATCACGGTGAACAAGGACGACGTGATCCGCTTCGCCCGGGAGTTCGATCCCCAGCCTTTCCACCTCGACGAAGCCGCCGCGCGGGAGTCGCTGTTCGGCGGCCTGGCCGCCAGCGGCTGGCACACCTGCGCCATGGTGATGCGCATGATGTGCGACGCCTATTTGCTCGATTCCGCGAGCCTGGGCTCGCCCGGGCTGGACAAGCTGCAGTGGCTCAAGCCGGTGTTTCCCGGCGACGTGCTGCGGGTGCGCATGACCGTCCTGGAAGCCCGCCCGATGAACAGCAAGCCGCATGTCGGCCTGGTGCGCAGCCAGTGGGAGGCCATTGCCAAGCGCAGCGACGGCCGCGAGGAGGTGGTGCTGCAGATGGAAGGCTGGGGCATGTTCCGCCGCCGCGAGACGGACGGCGCCACGTGA
- a CDS encoding hemerythrin domain-containing protein: MNAIDLLIKQHRELEARMKSWGEAREAAEQRRIFEDVGDQLTVHLASEEQVFYPAVKARRTEDILLESLEEHLSLKRLLSDLLELPQDDPTFEAKFKVLKEQTEHHHKEEEENLFPKVRQLLDGDSLARLGEEMAALQLKLRREGEPREAVSTQTDKAAPLK, encoded by the coding sequence ATGAATGCCATCGATCTTCTCATCAAGCAGCACCGCGAGCTGGAAGCACGCATGAAGTCCTGGGGCGAAGCCCGGGAAGCGGCCGAGCAGCGCCGCATCTTCGAGGACGTGGGCGACCAGCTGACGGTGCACCTCGCGTCGGAGGAACAGGTCTTCTACCCGGCGGTGAAGGCCCGGCGCACCGAAGACATCCTGCTGGAGTCGCTCGAAGAGCACCTGTCGCTCAAGCGCCTGTTGTCCGACCTGCTCGAACTGCCGCAAGACGACCCGACCTTCGAAGCCAAGTTCAAGGTGCTGAAGGAGCAGACCGAGCACCACCACAAGGAAGAGGAAGAGAACCTGTTTCCGAAGGTGCGCCAGCTGCTGGACGGCGACAGCCTGGCCCGCCTGGGCGAGGAGATGGCGGCGCTGCAGCTGAAGCTGCGCCGCGAAGGCGAGCCGCGCGAAGCGGTCTCGACCCAGACCGACAAGGCCGCGCCACTCAAGTAA
- a CDS encoding SDR family oxidoreductase codes for MALRLKPLNQQTIVVTGASSGIGLATAQMAAQRGARVLLVARDEAGLEQATRDIVAQGGEAMYVVADVGRREDLQLVADTAIEQFGGFDTWVNNAGVSIWGKLEDVRDRDHQRLFETNFWGVVYGSTIAAAHLRGKGGAIINLGSMASDRALPLQGMYSASKHAVKGFTDSLRMELEEEGTPISVTLIKPAGIGTPFTAHAKNYTDREPKLPPPVYRPEDVAEAILHAAEHPRRDLFVGSASKMMSSISNHTPRLLDWIGRRVLVKAQLREEQVRQQQQGTLYEPGGGGRVHGDHPGQTVRPSLYTRAVLHPKSTGAVALAAVAALAWLAAGQGRLRRV; via the coding sequence ATGGCACTTCGGCTCAAACCCCTGAACCAGCAGACCATCGTGGTGACCGGCGCGTCCAGCGGCATCGGCCTGGCCACTGCGCAGATGGCGGCACAGCGCGGTGCCCGCGTGCTGCTGGTGGCCCGCGACGAGGCTGGCCTGGAGCAGGCCACCCGCGACATCGTCGCCCAGGGTGGCGAAGCGATGTACGTGGTGGCGGACGTCGGGCGCCGCGAAGACCTGCAGCTGGTGGCCGACACGGCCATCGAGCAGTTCGGCGGCTTCGACACCTGGGTCAACAACGCCGGCGTTTCCATCTGGGGCAAGCTGGAAGATGTGCGCGACCGCGACCACCAGCGGCTGTTCGAGACCAACTTCTGGGGCGTGGTCTATGGCTCGACCATTGCCGCGGCCCACCTGCGCGGCAAGGGCGGTGCCATCATCAACCTGGGCAGCATGGCGTCCGACCGGGCCCTGCCGTTGCAGGGCATGTACAGCGCCAGCAAGCATGCGGTGAAGGGCTTCACCGACAGCCTGCGCATGGAGCTGGAGGAGGAAGGCACGCCGATCTCGGTGACGCTCATCAAGCCGGCCGGCATCGGCACGCCTTTCACCGCTCACGCCAAGAATTACACCGACCGCGAGCCCAAGCTGCCGCCGCCCGTCTACCGGCCCGAGGACGTGGCCGAAGCCATCCTGCATGCGGCCGAGCATCCGCGGCGCGACCTGTTCGTCGGCAGCGCCAGCAAGATGATGAGCAGCATCAGCAACCACACGCCGCGCCTGCTGGACTGGATCGGACGCCGGGTGCTGGTGAAGGCCCAGCTGCGCGAGGAGCAGGTGCGGCAACAGCAGCAGGGCACCCTCTACGAGCCGGGCGGCGGCGGCCGGGTGCATGGTGACCATCCCGGCCAGACGGTGCGCCCCAGCCTCTACACCCGCGCCGTGCTGCACCCCAAGAGCACCGGCGCCGTGGCCCTGGCAGCCGTCGCGGCGCTGGCCTGGCTGGCGGCCGGGCAGGGCCGGCTGCGCCGGGTTTGA
- a CDS encoding methyl-accepting chemotaxis protein, whose product MAALVQLAARQRMLSQHLVLQALLASLGQAQALACAQETLVLFADSHTTLVQGKGCLPGAHFAEVQAAYFGAAAGDARVREFIELARETLHALRHDAQAEGAAKLQALIPSAGSLLVLLNQITQIYEAEARRCARQLQRQWQALAGQITSVAQQARAVAYSAQVLAARSGEAGRDFASVARELTQVTGGIEQLAQAAQAVSASRLAA is encoded by the coding sequence ATGGCGGCCTTGGTCCAGCTGGCCGCGCGCCAGCGCATGCTGTCCCAGCACCTGGTGTTGCAGGCGCTGCTCGCCTCGCTGGGGCAGGCGCAGGCCCTGGCCTGCGCCCAAGAGACGCTCGTCCTGTTCGCCGACAGCCACACCACCTTGGTGCAGGGCAAGGGGTGCCTGCCGGGGGCGCACTTCGCCGAAGTGCAGGCAGCCTATTTCGGCGCGGCCGCGGGCGACGCCCGGGTCCGCGAGTTCATCGAGCTGGCCCGCGAGACGCTGCACGCGCTGCGGCATGACGCCCAGGCCGAGGGCGCGGCCAAGCTGCAGGCACTGATTCCCTCGGCCGGCTCGCTGCTGGTGCTGCTCAACCAGATCACGCAGATCTACGAGGCGGAGGCCCGGCGCTGTGCGCGCCAGCTGCAGCGGCAGTGGCAGGCGCTGGCCGGGCAGATCACCTCGGTGGCCCAGCAAGCCCGTGCGGTGGCCTACAGCGCCCAGGTGCTGGCGGCCCGCTCCGGCGAGGCAGGCCGCGACTTCGCCTCGGTGGCACGCGAGCTGACCCAGGTGACCGGCGGCATCGAACAGCTGGCGCAGGCGGCGCAGGCCGTGTCGGCCAGCCGCCTCGCAGCCTGA
- a CDS encoding DUF427 domain-containing protein, whose translation MKAIWNNVVIAESNDTVLVEGNHYFPEGAVKREYLMPSNTRTSCSWKGSAHYYNLLVDGNANPDAVWYYPEPKEAAAEIKGRMAFWKGVQVVE comes from the coding sequence ATGAAGGCGATCTGGAACAACGTCGTCATCGCCGAGAGCAATGACACCGTGCTGGTCGAAGGCAACCACTACTTCCCCGAAGGCGCGGTGAAGCGCGAATACCTGATGCCCAGCAACACCCGCACGAGCTGCTCCTGGAAGGGCTCGGCCCACTACTACAACCTGCTGGTCGACGGCAACGCCAATCCGGATGCGGTCTGGTACTACCCCGAACCCAAGGAAGCGGCGGCCGAGATCAAGGGCCGCATGGCCTTCTGGAAAGGGGTGCAGGTGGTGGAGTGA
- the queE gene encoding 7-carboxy-7-deazaguanine synthase gives MSYQVKEIFYTLQGEGANAGRPAVFCRFAGCNLWSGREADRADAVCRFCDTDFVGTDGTLGGKYADAAQLAATVAGQWGGQGGQRLVVLTGGEPLLQVDAPLIDALHAAGFEIAVETNGSIAAPEGLDWICVSPKAGAPLKQTRGQELKVVVPQPGLDLDALAALDFRHHFLQAMDGPAVADNTRWAIAHCLQDPRWRLSVQTHKVLNIR, from the coding sequence GTGTCTTATCAAGTCAAGGAAATCTTCTACACCCTGCAGGGCGAGGGCGCCAATGCCGGCCGGCCGGCCGTGTTCTGTCGCTTTGCCGGCTGCAACCTGTGGAGCGGCCGCGAAGCGGACCGGGCGGATGCCGTCTGCCGCTTCTGCGACACCGACTTCGTCGGCACCGACGGCACCCTGGGCGGCAAGTACGCCGACGCGGCACAGCTGGCGGCCACGGTGGCCGGCCAGTGGGGCGGGCAGGGCGGCCAGCGGCTGGTGGTGTTGACCGGCGGCGAGCCGCTGCTGCAGGTGGACGCACCGCTGATCGACGCGCTGCATGCAGCGGGCTTCGAGATCGCGGTCGAGACCAACGGCAGCATCGCAGCGCCCGAGGGGCTGGACTGGATCTGCGTGAGTCCCAAGGCCGGCGCACCGCTCAAGCAGACCCGCGGCCAGGAGCTGAAGGTGGTGGTGCCGCAGCCCGGGCTCGACCTGGACGCGCTGGCCGCGCTCGATTTCCGCCACCACTTCCTGCAGGCGATGGACGGGCCGGCCGTGGCCGACAACACCCGCTGGGCCATCGCCCACTGCCTGCAGGACCCGCGCTGGCGCCTGAGCGTGCAGACGCACAAGGTGCTGAACATCCGTTGA
- a CDS encoding 6-pyruvoyl trahydropterin synthase family protein — protein sequence MNYELTQRFFFEAAHTLERVIETESSRRIHGHTYLAEVAVRGEPQPDSGMVMDLAHLRAAIAVVRDELDHRFLDEVPGLQRGTLEGLCTYIAIRLREQVPALAWVKVGREASGDACTLTL from the coding sequence ATGAACTACGAACTGACCCAGCGCTTCTTCTTCGAAGCGGCCCACACGCTGGAGCGCGTGATCGAGACCGAATCGAGCCGCCGCATCCACGGCCACACCTACCTGGCGGAGGTGGCCGTGCGCGGCGAGCCCCAGCCCGACAGCGGCATGGTGATGGACCTGGCCCACCTGCGCGCCGCGATCGCGGTGGTGCGCGACGAGCTGGACCACCGCTTCCTCGACGAGGTGCCCGGCCTGCAGCGCGGCACGCTGGAAGGCCTGTGCACCTACATCGCCATCCGCCTGCGCGAGCAGGTGCCGGCGCTGGCCTGGGTGAAGGTGGGCCGCGAGGCCTCCGGCGACGCCTGCACGCTCACGCTCTGA
- a CDS encoding metallophosphoesterase family protein, whose amino-acid sequence MPSSAFPSVLEVGVISDTHGLLRPQALAVLQGCDHLLHAGDIGKPDILDRLRELAPLTAVRGNNDHGSWAAALPETVTVSLGGVVIYLLHDLAQLPPGALAAAAAQVVVSGHSHRPGVVMKDGLCFLNPGSAGPRRFRLPVTLARLGIAAGRATPRVLELDLGAAATSAR is encoded by the coding sequence ATGCCGTCGTCCGCCTTCCCCTCCGTGCTCGAAGTGGGTGTGATCTCCGACACCCACGGCCTGCTGCGGCCGCAGGCACTGGCGGTATTGCAGGGGTGCGACCACCTGCTGCATGCCGGTGACATCGGCAAGCCGGACATCCTCGACCGCCTGCGCGAGCTGGCGCCCCTGACCGCCGTGCGCGGCAACAACGACCACGGCAGCTGGGCCGCGGCCTTGCCCGAGACCGTGACGGTGTCGCTCGGCGGCGTGGTGATCTACCTGCTGCATGACCTGGCACAGCTGCCTCCGGGCGCGCTGGCGGCAGCGGCCGCGCAGGTGGTGGTGTCGGGCCATTCGCACCGGCCCGGGGTGGTGATGAAGGACGGCCTGTGTTTCCTCAACCCGGGCAGCGCCGGGCCGCGGCGCTTCCGCCTGCCGGTGACGCTGGCGCGGCTTGGCATCGCCGCCGGGCGGGCGACGCCCCGTGTGCTGGAGCTGGACCTCGGCGCCGCGGCCACCTCGGCCCGCTAG
- a CDS encoding PIG-L deacetylase family protein, translating to MPALPPLDRLLVVSPHLDDGVFACGQLLAAHPGSTVLTVFAGAPADEDMRTEWDQRCGFRSSRDAIDTRRKEDREALALLGARPVWLSFIDSQYRATPTAEDIAAALIACLEALASEAVLVPMGLFHSDHTLVHEACLQAVHARPERLWLAYEDALYRRIPGLLQQRLLALAQAGICATPAFPPHSGPLTDKQRAVMAYASQLRAFGKHGYSDVLASEHYWQLALPEASRPRRQPRPAHRSARAGAAKEAPRAV from the coding sequence ATGCCTGCCTTGCCGCCGCTGGACCGCCTGCTGGTCGTCTCCCCCCACCTGGACGACGGCGTGTTCGCCTGTGGCCAGTTGCTGGCCGCCCACCCCGGCAGCACGGTGCTGACCGTGTTCGCCGGCGCGCCGGCCGATGAGGACATGCGCACCGAGTGGGACCAGCGCTGCGGCTTCCGCAGCAGCCGCGACGCCATCGACACCCGGCGCAAGGAAGACCGCGAGGCGCTGGCCCTGCTGGGTGCGCGGCCGGTCTGGCTCAGCTTCATCGACAGCCAGTACCGGGCCACGCCCACCGCCGAGGACATCGCCGCCGCCCTGATCGCCTGCCTCGAGGCGCTCGCGTCCGAAGCCGTGCTGGTGCCCATGGGCCTGTTCCACTCCGACCACACCCTGGTCCACGAGGCCTGCCTGCAGGCGGTGCACGCACGCCCCGAGCGCTTGTGGCTGGCTTACGAGGATGCGCTCTACCGCCGCATTCCCGGCCTGCTGCAGCAACGGCTGCTGGCGCTCGCGCAGGCCGGCATCTGTGCCACGCCGGCCTTTCCGCCGCACAGCGGACCGCTCACCGACAAGCAGCGTGCCGTGATGGCCTATGCCAGCCAGCTGCGGGCCTTCGGCAAGCACGGCTACAGCGATGTGCTGGCCAGCGAGCACTACTGGCAGCTCGCGCTGCCCGAGGCGAGCCGGCCGCGGCGCCAGCCGCGTCCCGCCCACCGCAGCGCCCGGGCCGGCGCCGCCAAGGAGGCCCCACGTGCCGTCTGA
- a CDS encoding glycosyltransferase family 2 protein — MPSDPRISLVVLTHNRAATLLHTLAQLSTLPEQVPIIVVDNASGDDTATQVARHFPSVTLVRCRSNLGAAGRNAGVEQVRTPYVAFCDDDVWWAPGALRRAADLLDRHPRVAAIAARVLVGPQQREDPTCRLMADSPLDASGLPGPGLIGFMAGTVAMRSDAFRAVGGYQPRLFLGGEERLLGLDLASRGWQMSYAADVVCHHHPSPQRDTPGRRRLLARNALWIAWLRLPWSSLLHETRRVAREAAAAGLLFTVLRDAVRGLPWILRERRVLPAEVEAQRRRVLGGPPMRRPPKSVAWRT; from the coding sequence GTGCCGTCTGATCCCCGCATCAGCCTGGTGGTGCTGACGCACAACCGGGCCGCCACACTTCTGCACACGCTGGCCCAGCTCAGTACGCTGCCCGAGCAGGTGCCCATCATCGTGGTGGACAACGCCTCCGGCGACGACACCGCCACCCAGGTGGCGCGCCACTTCCCCAGCGTGACGCTGGTGCGCTGCCGCAGCAACCTCGGCGCTGCCGGTCGCAATGCCGGCGTGGAGCAGGTCCGCACGCCGTATGTGGCGTTCTGCGACGACGACGTCTGGTGGGCCCCCGGCGCGCTGCGACGGGCCGCCGACCTGCTGGACCGGCACCCGCGGGTGGCTGCCATCGCGGCGCGGGTGCTGGTCGGCCCGCAGCAGCGCGAAGACCCGACCTGCCGGCTGATGGCCGACAGCCCGCTGGATGCATCGGGCCTGCCGGGACCCGGGCTGATCGGCTTCATGGCCGGCACGGTGGCCATGCGCAGCGACGCCTTCCGTGCGGTCGGCGGTTACCAGCCGCGCCTCTTCCTCGGCGGCGAAGAACGCCTGCTGGGCCTGGACCTGGCCAGCCGGGGATGGCAGATGAGCTATGCCGCCGACGTGGTGTGCCACCACCACCCCTCGCCCCAGCGCGATACACCCGGCCGCCGGCGGCTGCTGGCCCGCAACGCGCTGTGGATCGCCTGGCTTCGCCTGCCGTGGTCCAGCCTGCTGCATGAGACACGCCGCGTGGCACGCGAGGCGGCTGCCGCCGGCCTGTTGTTCACCGTGCTGCGCGATGCGGTGCGCGGCTTGCCGTGGATCCTGCGCGAGCGCCGGGTCCTGCCCGCCGAGGTCGAGGCGCAGCGCCGTCGCGTGCTGGGCGGGCCACCGATGCGGCGACCGCCCAAGTCCGTCGCCTGGCGGACCTGA
- a CDS encoding UdgX family uracil-DNA binding protein (This protein belongs to the uracil DNA glycosylase superfamily, members of which act in excision repair of DNA. However, it belongs more specifically to UdgX branch, whose founding member was found to bind uracil in DNA (where it does not belong), without cleaving it, appears to promote DNA repair by a pathway involving RecA, rather than base excision.) has protein sequence MPRTSSAPTARRPAARRPPAPVDAPAAGLPDAGQPQAPDRADTPSPQPPQVRLYGKAAPALRAVAEQAAACRECPLGALGTQTVWGEGPAPARLMLVGEQPGDQEDRIGRPFVGPAGKLLDRALQSLGWPRDALYVTNAVKHFKYEWRGTRRLHKTPAQREAAACLHWLESEIERVQPSALIALGATAARSLLHRSVPVMAERGHWLQRPDGRPVLVTLHPSALLRLRSPEREAAFAQWLDDLRLAGAHVAAPAQR, from the coding sequence ATGCCCCGCACCTCTTCCGCCCCGACCGCCAGACGTCCCGCGGCACGCCGTCCGCCGGCGCCGGTCGACGCCCCCGCCGCCGGCCTGCCGGACGCCGGTCAGCCTCAGGCCCCGGACCGCGCCGACACGCCCTCGCCACAGCCGCCGCAGGTGCGCCTCTACGGCAAGGCGGCGCCGGCACTGCGCGCCGTGGCCGAACAGGCCGCCGCTTGCCGGGAATGCCCGCTCGGCGCCCTCGGCACCCAGACGGTGTGGGGAGAAGGACCGGCACCGGCCCGCCTGATGCTGGTGGGCGAACAGCCGGGCGACCAGGAAGACCGGATCGGCCGGCCCTTCGTGGGACCGGCCGGCAAGCTGCTCGACCGCGCGCTGCAGTCGCTGGGCTGGCCGCGCGATGCGCTGTACGTCACCAATGCGGTGAAGCACTTCAAGTACGAATGGCGCGGCACCCGCCGCCTGCACAAGACGCCGGCCCAGCGGGAAGCGGCCGCCTGCCTGCACTGGCTCGAAAGCGAGATCGAACGGGTGCAGCCATCGGCGCTGATTGCCCTGGGAGCCACCGCTGCCCGCTCCTTGCTACACCGATCGGTGCCAGTGATGGCCGAGCGCGGCCACTGGCTGCAACGCCCGGACGGCCGCCCGGTGCTGGTGACGCTGCATCCATCCGCGCTACTGCGCTTGCGCTCGCCGGAGCGCGAGGCCGCCTTCGCGCAGTGGTTGGACGACCTGCGGCTGGCCGGGGCGCACGTCGCGGCGCCGGCGCAGCGCTGA
- a CDS encoding HD domain-containing protein, with protein sequence MSTSSDLTHAWRFAAIAHQGQTVPGTELPYLLHLALVVSELQEALAAEPGLDRHLALCTAVLHDTLEDTPVTHAELQEHFGASIANAVLALTKDKALPKPRRMPDSLQRIRQQPREVWAVKLADRCANMSGPPSTWSSDKRLSYRDEALLIADELGPASGWLNARLRDRIGRYPVMP encoded by the coding sequence ATGAGCACTTCCAGCGACCTGACCCACGCCTGGCGCTTCGCCGCCATCGCCCACCAGGGCCAGACCGTCCCCGGCACCGAGCTGCCTTACCTGCTGCACCTTGCGTTGGTGGTGTCCGAGCTGCAGGAGGCGCTGGCCGCGGAGCCGGGCCTCGACCGCCACCTGGCGCTGTGCACCGCGGTGCTGCACGACACCCTGGAGGACACCCCGGTCACCCATGCCGAGCTGCAGGAGCATTTCGGTGCGTCGATCGCCAACGCCGTGCTGGCCCTGACCAAGGACAAGGCCCTGCCCAAGCCCCGGCGCATGCCCGACAGCCTGCAGCGGATCCGCCAGCAACCGCGCGAGGTCTGGGCGGTGAAGCTGGCCGACCGCTGCGCCAACATGTCGGGCCCGCCCAGCACCTGGTCCAGCGACAAGCGGCTCAGCTATCGGGACGAGGCCTTGCTCATCGCCGATGAACTGGGTCCCGCCTCGGGCTGGCTCAACGCCCGCCTGCGCGACCGCATCGGCCGCTACCCCGTCATGCCCTGA